In Rutidosis leptorrhynchoides isolate AG116_Rl617_1_P2 chromosome 2, CSIRO_AGI_Rlap_v1, whole genome shotgun sequence, one genomic interval encodes:
- the LOC139891046 gene encoding ras-related protein RABB1c-like, whose translation MSYAYLFKYIIIGDTGVGKSCLLLQFTDKRFQPVHDLTIGVEFGARMITIDNKPIKLQIWDTAGQESFRSITRSYYRGAAGALLVYDITRRETFNHLASWLEDARQHANANMTVMLIGNKSDLAHRRAVSTEEGEQFAKENGLIFMEASAKTAQNVEEAFINTAGTIYKKIQDGVFDVSNESFGIKVGYGGGAGPSGGRDGAPAQGGACCS comes from the exons gGGTTGGAAAATCATGCCTTCTTCTGCAGTTCACAGACAAGCGTTTTCAGCCAGTTCATGATTTAACCATCGGTGTTGAATTTGGTGCCAGAATGATCACCATTGACAACAAGCCAATAAAGCTTCAAATCTGGGACACG GCTGGTCAGGAATCATTTAGATCTATAACAAGGTCTTACTACAGGGGCGCTGCGGGTGCACTTCTGGTTTATGACATAACTAG GAGGGAAACATTCAATCACCTTGCTAGTTGGTTGGAGGATGCTAGGCAACATGCAAATGCAAATATGACAGTAATGCTTATTGGTAATAAGAGTGATCTTGCACACAGACGAGCTGTTAGTACAGAAGAAGGAGAACAATTTGCAAAAGAAAACGGTCTAATATTCATGGAAGCCTCTGCAAAAACTGCACAGAATGTTGAGGAG GCTTTCATAAACACCGCTGGAACGATCTATAAGAAAATTCAGGATGGAGTATTTGACGTATCAAACGAG TCTTTTGGCATTAAAGTCGGATATGGTGGGGGCGCTGGTCCTTCAGGAGGAAGAGATGGTGCCCCTGCTCAAGGAGGAGCCTGCTGCAGTTAA